ACAGGTCAACGTTCGTGATTCGCAAACGGCCTTCATACAAGACAGAGTGAAAGGTCATGCGGTGAGTGTTTTTCTCGCCCACCTGCATCGCAGTTTCGGTGAGTGATCTCATATCAAGAACGTCTTGATTTAACGCGACTGAGAGCAAAGTGAAGCCAGCCTGATCTCCCTTGCGTTTGAGCCAATCGATTTGTTCGCGGTCGCCGCGAATAGGTTCCCGGCGTCCATTGGATTTCGTTCCATCAGGATTGGATTTGGTATTCACTTTTCGCGTTGGATTAGCGCGAAGACGAAACGATAAGACCTGCTCTTGTTTGAGGCCTTGATAAGCGCTCTCGACTGATTTAATGTCGCGAGCCTCTTCGTATGAAACAAAGTAGCGTTTGAAGCGTCCCTCAATATTTGACCAGTCAGGCTTTATATTCGATTGCGCCAAGACGACCGGCATTCTGGCTCGCGGATCAATGTCGGTTCGGTGGAGCAATCCAACACTATTTCGTGGGAAATCGCTTTTTTCATCAAACTCAAACGCCC
The sequence above is a segment of the Candidatus Hinthialibacter antarcticus genome. Coding sequences within it:
- the cas6e gene encoding type I-E CRISPR-associated protein Cas6/Cse3/CasE translates to MYLSRLMLNPENRQVQKDLSDCHNLHRTLLRAFEFDEKSDFPRNSVGLLHRTDIDPRARMPVVLAQSNIKPDWSNIEGRFKRYFVSYEEARDIKSVESAYQGLKQEQVLSFRLRANPTRKVNTKSNPDGTKSNGRREPIRGDREQIDWLKRKGDQAGFTLLSVALNQDVLDMRSLTETAMQVGEKNTHRMTFHSVLYEGRLRITNVDLFQDALRKGIGPAKAYGFGLLSIKRGS